CGTCTCCACCAAAACCATCTCCACGTCTTGGCCGTTCTCGTCTGTTAATGTGAGAAGGACTTCTTCATGCTCGTGGTCGTGGTCGTGGTCTTGCCCGCATCCGCAGCCATCGCCGTGTTCATGTGTGTGATCGCTCATTGAAATACCTCGCTTTATAAATAGAAATTGTGTAACCTTGCATATCGTAACATGTTCAATGACCCAGGTCAATTTAACTCACAGGGTTATTTTCGCTTCAATCGTTCAGCGCTGTAATGATTTTCTCCGCTACCAGGACGTAGCTGCTGTTTGCATTTTCTTTAATATGAAAGCCGACCTGATACTTGCCGGCACGACTGAAATCGTACGTAAAATCATATGTTCGGAACCAGAAGTTATCCTTCTGGGTCGTAAGCTCCTGGGACTGGATATCCTTCACCTGACCACTCGGGTTAGTGATCGTTACTTTCACGGCAGCTACATCTGCTGTCAGACTGTCCACTTGTGAAAATACATTGAATTTCAGCTTACCTACGTTAACGTTGCCAAATACAGTGTCTCCCTTGAAGAGAAAAATATGTACATTCGGTTTGATCACCGTTACTCTCTTGTTACTGCTGTCCCATTTGACGACGCCTCCGGCTTCCCTGACAGGTACATAGGTCGTTCCATCAATGAGATAACCTCCATCAGCTGCTTCCTTGCCGTTAATGAGAACACGAATCTTCTCGTTCACCGAATCTGCAAACAATAAAGACCCGCCGAGCAAGGAGAATACCGTGACACAAAGCAATATTCGTTTCCATTTCATCCCGTCAATATTCCCTCCCCTGCTGCTAGCTGTTGTACATTTATACTGCAGATTCATCCACAAAGTTGCGCTGTTTTTCATCATTTTTCATTTTTTATCCAGAATTTTTTCCACCCCTTGGAATGCACAAAAAGAGGCGATCCTCATTAAAGGATGCCCCTGATCTATAATTGTTATATATACGGGATTATACGAAGAGTTATGAAGAAGTGTGGCGGGTCAATATACATGGAACGCCCTTGCCTAATGCCCCTTCAATTCTCATACGTGCAGCATAATCCATTCCTCGCGTACATGGTGTCTTACATCTCTCGCATACATCCGATGTGACCAACTTCATGGATACACGTATTTTATCACTCTTTAATGCGGGAGCTTTCTTACCTTTTGCCTTTGCCATCCCGGATTCCCCATTTCCCCAAGTGCTTACTGATGTAATGCATCATATGGGGATTCGCCCGGTTGTGTGTCTATTTAGAAAACGTATTTAAATAATAAAAATATGACAAGAAGAATACCTCCGAGAATGAGCCAGTTGCTGATTTCATACCAAATGCTCTTGCCTCCGGACAGGTATTTCTGTTCATTCTCCTGATGACGCTGACGGTGGGTATCGGTCTCAGAGCCATGGGGTGGTTTGCTAAAATCCATCATAAGTACATTCCCCTTTCAGCAGTTTTGTGTAAACTTACTA
This Paenibacillus xylanexedens DNA region includes the following protein-coding sequences:
- a CDS encoding copper amine oxidase → MKWKRILLCVTVFSLLGGSLLFADSVNEKIRVLINGKEAADGGYLIDGTTYVPVREAGGVVKWDSSNKRVTVIKPNVHIFLFKGDTVFGNVNVGKLKFNVFSQVDSLTADVAAVKVTITNPSGQVKDIQSQELTTQKDNFWFRTYDFTYDFSRAGKYQVGFHIKENANSSYVLVAEKIITALND